Proteins from a single region of Chryseobacterium sp. W4I1:
- the ccoN gene encoding cytochrome-c oxidase, cbb3-type subunit I: METQKFNYDNNIVRAFLYATIIFGLVGFLLGLTAALMLFYPELPEFLFGTDDTTIQSLRSGNIQGLINTQGAMGFGRIRMLHTSAVIFAFVCNSFFCGAYYSMQRLLKTRMYSDTLSWIHFWTWQLMIVAVVITFLMGINTSKEYAEHEWPIDILITFSWVIFGINMFGTIAKRRVRHLYVAIWFYIATWIAVAMLHIFNNLEVPLSFTSWKSYSVYAGVKDALVQWWYGHNAVAFVLTTPVLGLMYYFMPKAAQRPVFSYKLSIIHFWSLIFVYLWAGPHHLQYTALPAWVQAVSTGFSIMLIAPSWGGMLNGLLTLRGAWDKVRENPILKFFVVAITCYGMATFEGPLLATKSLNKIGHYTDWVIGHVHLGALGWNGFMAFGVVYYLIPVMWKTPLWSKKLANWHFWLGTLGIIFYAVPMYISGFTQGLMWKQFNPDGTLMYKNWLDTVTAIIPYFKMRFLGGVLYLTGAVLMVVNVIKTVRSGSFQKNVPAEAPALAEIGSGRKEGEGVHLWLERTPKLLSILAFITVAIGGLVEIVPTLSLKQSVPTITAVKPYTPLELEGRDLYVREGCNSCHSQMIRPFRDEIVRFEGKNGQYSKAGEFIYDRPFLWGSKRTGPDLHREGGRNPDSWHFKHMYNPRITSAGSIMPRFPWLITNKLDRTQMVDKMRLMKNTFDVPYSKAEIDSANQWADNQSKAIVQRIYSEADDVKNQMEKERTTKGGAYVPLEQREIVAMIAYLQRLGTDIKTTQIQTASTE, encoded by the coding sequence ATGGAGACGCAAAAATTCAATTATGACAATAATATTGTCAGAGCATTCCTGTATGCTACTATTATTTTCGGACTCGTCGGCTTTCTTTTGGGACTTACGGCCGCACTTATGCTTTTCTACCCTGAATTACCTGAATTTTTATTCGGAACAGATGACACCACGATTCAGAGTTTGAGAAGTGGAAATATCCAGGGATTGATCAATACACAGGGTGCTATGGGATTCGGAAGAATCAGAATGCTTCATACCAGTGCCGTAATTTTTGCTTTTGTGTGTAATTCCTTTTTCTGCGGAGCTTATTACAGTATGCAGAGACTTTTAAAAACCAGAATGTACAGCGATACACTTTCGTGGATCCACTTCTGGACCTGGCAGCTGATGATTGTTGCTGTGGTTATAACATTCTTAATGGGAATCAATACCTCCAAAGAATATGCAGAGCATGAATGGCCGATTGATATTTTAATTACTTTTTCATGGGTTATTTTCGGAATCAATATGTTCGGAACCATTGCAAAAAGAAGGGTAAGACACCTTTATGTAGCCATCTGGTTCTATATCGCCACATGGATTGCTGTAGCTATGCTGCATATCTTTAATAATCTTGAAGTTCCCTTATCATTCACAAGCTGGAAATCCTATTCCGTATATGCCGGTGTAAAAGATGCACTTGTACAGTGGTGGTACGGTCACAATGCCGTAGCATTCGTACTGACCACTCCGGTACTAGGCCTGATGTATTATTTCATGCCGAAAGCGGCTCAGCGTCCTGTATTCTCCTATAAACTATCCATTATTCACTTTTGGTCGCTGATTTTCGTATACCTGTGGGCTGGTCCTCACCACCTTCAGTATACTGCGCTTCCGGCATGGGTTCAGGCTGTGTCTACAGGTTTTTCTATTATGCTTATTGCGCCTTCATGGGGAGGAATGCTGAACGGGCTTCTTACTTTAAGAGGAGCCTGGGACAAAGTAAGAGAAAATCCTATTCTAAAATTCTTTGTGGTAGCTATTACCTGTTACGGGATGGCCACTTTTGAAGGACCTTTACTGGCGACAAAATCTTTAAATAAAATCGGGCACTACACAGACTGGGTAATCGGGCACGTACACCTGGGTGCACTTGGATGGAATGGTTTTATGGCTTTCGGAGTCGTGTATTATCTTATTCCTGTCATGTGGAAAACTCCATTATGGTCTAAAAAATTAGCCAACTGGCACTTTTGGCTGGGGACTTTAGGAATTATCTTCTATGCAGTTCCGATGTATATCTCAGGATTTACTCAGGGATTGATGTGGAAACAGTTCAATCCGGACGGTACTTTAATGTATAAAAATTGGCTGGATACGGTGACTGCTATTATTCCTTACTTTAAAATGAGATTTTTAGGAGGTGTGCTTTATCTTACAGGAGCTGTCTTGATGGTGGTGAATGTTATTAAAACGGTAAGATCAGGCTCATTCCAGAAAAATGTTCCGGCTGAAGCTCCTGCATTAGCAGAAATCGGCAGCGGAAGAAAAGAAGGCGAAGGGGTGCACCTTTGGCTGGAAAGAACTCCTAAATTACTTTCTATCCTGGCTTTCATTACTGTAGCTATCGGTGGGCTGGTAGAAATTGTTCCTACATTATCCCTTAAGCAGAGTGTTCCGACAATCACAGCTGTAAAACCATATACACCGCTGGAGCTTGAAGGAAGAGATCTGTATGTACGTGAAGGTTGTAACTCCTGCCACTCTCAGATGATCAGACCTTTCCGGGATGAGATTGTAAGATTTGAAGGTAAAAACGGACAATACTCAAAAGCCGGAGAATTTATCTATGACCGACCATTTTTATGGGGATCAAAAAGAACGGGACCGGATCTTCACAGAGAAGGTGGCAGAAACCCGGATTCATGGCATTTTAAACATATGTACAACCCAAGAATTACGTCTGCAGGTTCTATTATGCCGCGTTTTCCATGGCTGATTACCAATAAGCTTGACCGTACTCAAATGGTTGACAAAATGAGACTGATGAAAAATACGTTCGATGTTCCTTATTCAAAAGCGGAAATAGATTCGGCCAACCAATGGGCGGACAATCAGTCTAAAGCTATCGTACAGAGAATTTATTCTGAAGCCGATGACGTGAAAAATCAGATGGAAAAGGAAAGAACAACGAAAGGAGGGGCTTATGTGCCGCTTGAACAGAGAGAAATCGTAGCAATGATTGCCTATCTTCAAAGATTAGGAACTGATATTAAAACGACACAGATCCAGACTGCAAGTACTGAATAA
- a CDS encoding translocation/assembly module TamB domain-containing protein yields the protein MKLKINKRKLLKRIAITFISILVFLTLLIFSLKLPAVQNFIKDKLVVYLEKKIKTKVSLERVYIGFPNSLVMENLYLKGQDVDTLLAVKKLDVGLNMLKLINSTADITSVDLEGARANVVRKPNGTFNFDYIINAFATSDKEESSSKPFIISLDKINLKDIGVKFNDQQSRNDIQLYFKSFDTRVKTFDLNKNTYAVNDINLDGLKLKLKQDLLEEVSKKVEKKVDSLNNKKPMNIGLRGIKLTNFDIDYGDDNTKTFAKVLFKELSTKVNKLDLENNSYNISNVFLSGADINANLYLPTQNANPKDTKEAEVSKVSDKDKAMKVVLGKLVLNDVKAVYNNTAIAPTKQGMDFNHMNFSKMNVEVRSFKMENNTFAGTVSSAEVQEGRGLNIQKFNTDFVYAEKQAYLKDLYLQTPKTLIRDEVILNYDSLDQLTSNPGAVKISANIKDSKIGFADILNIVPTLRNTVPFNKYPNAILNVNANVQGMVNDLLIKDLKISGLDQLRVAASGRIKNAMKPENLYYDLRIGEFSAEAKTVFNLVPKNTIPSNIALPSHFSIKGNAKGTTKVVKADMNLYSTLGNAAIVANVDMSRKNRELYDVKANLQAIQVGKIIKNKDIGAVTAQISAKGESFDFKNAKADLKGHVASAVYKGYRYQNMDLTGKINKGVYHIVLNSKDPNANLNLIASGVYDEKNPTVKINGEVIKLDVNKLGFYEKPVIIAGKIDGNFSSLDQDALNGYLNLKDFAFSDTKEVYPVQEINLKAASTQDSTQIIFNSQIADVSLKGKYKLTQIFGALTQTINQYYQFQKPAKGQKIDPGQYFTFNAKIKNDDLIRKFVPDLKSFETINLAGNYDADSQKIEIDGQIPQLLYGENSLENVALKVTNENQALQYGLSVAALKSSSFTLKKVDVSGDVANNTINYNITTKDDKDATQFLIAGNAKSLNDITEISLNPNGLKLNYSDWNVAENNKIQISSKGILADNFVLSNGGSQISIQSETQNPSSPLNVALKDFKIETITELIKKDTVLARGTINGTAQLRDVTKNMTFTSDLNVSDLIVYGNAVGNLAVKVNNTSPNNLNADIALSGNDNDVKILGNYNTSASTFDLNMAINKLQMKSVQGFSMNAITNTEGYISGNLKITGTTDKPNILGKVKFNDAGLEIAKTGSDFRKLNDEIDFTSRGIEFNKFKINDKDGNSLVVNGQVLTQTYRDFAFNLDVNAKDFKVVNSEKSNDAMMYGTLAIDAGLHIRGNLDLPKVDGRLAVSDDTDFTFVLPQSSPSLQEREGIVEFIDQDQVVLNKTIKTDSLKAQSNFKGMDVSVNIEVSKEAKMSIVIDKANGDFVKLQGEAELTGGIDPSGKMTLVGVYEVEKGSYELSVSLLKRKFDIQKGSTITWTGEPTAAIMDITAVYKTEAPPIDLVEQQISGEAASILNQFKQRIPFNTLLKMKGELLKPQISFDITTDEKNNSVSSTVTDIVDQKLTQLRTQESEMNKQVFALLLLNRFIGENPFESGAGMSAEMMARQSVSKILSQQLNNLASGLIKGVDIDLGLDSSEDYSSGEKNTRTDLNVGVSKKLLNDRLKVSVGSNFALEGEARQNENTTNIAGNVTIDYSLSKDGRYMLRAYRKDEYQVALQGQIIETGLGFIITLDYDKFREIFQKVKKNRSKRENKNNQVVEFK from the coding sequence TTGAAACTGAAAATCAACAAAAGAAAACTCCTGAAGCGTATTGCAATAACCTTTATTTCCATATTGGTTTTTCTTACCCTGCTAATCTTTAGCCTGAAGCTTCCTGCTGTTCAAAATTTTATCAAAGACAAACTGGTTGTTTATCTTGAGAAAAAAATCAAGACTAAAGTAAGCCTTGAAAGGGTTTATATAGGTTTCCCGAACAGCCTTGTAATGGAAAATCTTTACCTGAAGGGACAGGATGTAGATACCCTTCTGGCCGTCAAAAAATTGGATGTAGGCTTAAATATGCTGAAGCTGATCAACTCCACTGCCGACATTACTTCTGTAGATCTTGAAGGAGCCCGCGCCAATGTGGTACGGAAACCCAACGGGACATTCAACTTCGACTATATTATCAATGCTTTTGCAACCAGTGACAAGGAAGAAAGTTCATCCAAACCTTTCATTATTTCTCTGGATAAAATTAATTTAAAAGATATCGGAGTGAAGTTCAACGACCAGCAGTCAAGGAATGATATTCAACTCTATTTCAAATCATTTGATACAAGGGTTAAAACTTTTGACCTCAATAAAAATACTTATGCTGTTAATGATATCAACCTTGACGGACTTAAACTAAAATTAAAGCAGGATCTCCTTGAAGAGGTTTCTAAAAAAGTAGAAAAAAAGGTAGATTCCCTTAACAATAAAAAGCCGATGAATATTGGTCTTAGAGGAATCAAGCTGACCAACTTCGATATAGATTACGGTGATGATAATACCAAAACTTTTGCTAAAGTTTTGTTCAAAGAATTAAGCACAAAGGTGAATAAACTGGATCTTGAGAATAATTCTTACAATATTTCCAATGTATTTCTTTCGGGAGCAGATATTAATGCAAATCTTTATCTTCCGACTCAAAACGCCAACCCAAAAGACACCAAAGAAGCTGAAGTTTCCAAAGTTTCGGATAAAGACAAGGCGATGAAGGTGGTTCTCGGAAAACTGGTTCTGAACGATGTAAAAGCGGTCTACAACAACACTGCAATTGCTCCTACAAAACAGGGAATGGACTTCAATCATATGAATTTCTCCAAAATGAATGTGGAAGTCAGAAGCTTCAAAATGGAGAACAATACTTTTGCAGGAACCGTAAGTTCAGCTGAAGTTCAGGAAGGAAGAGGTCTGAATATCCAGAAATTCAACACAGATTTTGTCTATGCAGAAAAACAGGCTTACCTGAAAGACCTTTATTTACAGACTCCGAAAACACTGATTCGGGATGAAGTGATTTTAAATTATGATTCCCTTGATCAGCTGACTTCAAATCCCGGTGCTGTAAAAATATCAGCCAACATTAAAGATTCTAAAATAGGATTCGCCGATATTCTGAATATCGTTCCCACCTTACGAAATACAGTTCCATTCAATAAATATCCGAACGCAATATTGAATGTGAATGCCAACGTCCAGGGAATGGTAAACGATTTACTGATCAAAGATCTTAAAATTTCAGGTTTAGACCAGCTGAGAGTGGCTGCGTCAGGAAGAATTAAAAATGCGATGAAGCCTGAGAATTTGTATTATGATCTCAGGATTGGAGAATTTTCAGCTGAAGCTAAGACCGTTTTTAACCTTGTTCCGAAAAATACAATTCCTTCCAATATTGCTCTGCCTTCCCATTTCAGCATCAAAGGAAATGCAAAAGGAACCACTAAAGTAGTAAAGGCAGATATGAATCTCTACTCTACGCTTGGAAATGCTGCCATTGTGGCCAATGTGGATATGAGCAGAAAAAATCGTGAGCTTTATGATGTAAAAGCCAACCTACAGGCCATACAGGTCGGAAAGATCATTAAAAATAAAGATATAGGAGCTGTCACGGCACAGATTTCTGCAAAAGGAGAAAGCTTTGATTTTAAAAACGCAAAAGCAGACCTTAAAGGACATGTTGCTTCGGCTGTTTATAAAGGATACCGCTACCAGAATATGGATCTTACAGGAAAGATCAATAAAGGAGTTTACCATATTGTTTTAAATTCAAAAGATCCGAATGCTAATCTGAATTTAATAGCTTCCGGAGTTTACGATGAAAAAAATCCTACGGTAAAAATTAACGGTGAAGTGATCAAGCTTGATGTAAATAAGCTTGGGTTCTATGAGAAACCAGTGATTATAGCAGGAAAGATCGACGGAAATTTCTCAAGCCTTGATCAGGATGCTTTGAACGGTTACTTAAATCTGAAAGATTTTGCATTTTCTGATACAAAAGAAGTTTATCCTGTTCAGGAAATCAATCTTAAAGCAGCTTCTACACAGGATTCTACCCAAATTATTTTCAATTCTCAGATTGCTGATGTTTCTCTAAAAGGAAAATATAAACTGACACAAATCTTTGGAGCATTAACGCAAACAATCAATCAGTATTATCAGTTCCAGAAGCCGGCCAAAGGCCAGAAAATTGATCCGGGCCAGTATTTCACTTTCAATGCCAAGATCAAAAATGATGATCTGATCAGAAAATTTGTTCCGGATCTGAAAAGTTTTGAAACCATCAATTTAGCAGGAAATTATGATGCAGATTCTCAGAAAATTGAGATTGACGGCCAGATTCCACAGTTATTGTACGGTGAAAATTCATTGGAAAATGTTGCTTTAAAAGTGACCAATGAAAACCAGGCACTGCAGTACGGTCTTAGTGTAGCTGCCTTAAAAAGCTCCAGCTTTACATTGAAAAAAGTAGATGTAAGCGGCGACGTTGCCAATAATACGATCAATTATAATATTACCACGAAAGACGACAAAGATGCTACGCAGTTCCTCATTGCCGGAAATGCCAAATCTTTAAATGATATAACAGAAATATCGCTGAACCCGAACGGCTTAAAACTTAACTATTCGGACTGGAATGTTGCTGAAAACAATAAGATCCAGATCAGCAGCAAAGGAATTCTGGCAGATAATTTCGTGCTTTCTAATGGAGGAAGTCAAATTTCCATTCAGTCTGAAACTCAAAATCCGAGCAGTCCTCTGAATGTTGCGCTAAAAGATTTTAAAATTGAAACCATTACAGAACTTATCAAGAAGGATACAGTTCTGGCAAGAGGAACCATCAACGGAACGGCACAACTCCGGGATGTGACGAAAAATATGACCTTCACTTCTGACCTGAACGTCTCTGACCTGATTGTGTATGGAAACGCTGTAGGAAACCTTGCCGTAAAAGTGAATAATACTTCACCTAATAATTTAAATGCTGATATAGCTCTTTCCGGTAATGATAATGATGTGAAAATCCTTGGGAATTACAATACTTCTGCAAGCACATTTGATCTGAATATGGCGATCAACAAGCTTCAGATGAAGAGTGTCCAGGGCTTTTCCATGAATGCGATAACAAATACGGAAGGCTATATTTCAGGAAATTTAAAGATCACAGGAACTACCGATAAACCTAATATTTTAGGTAAAGTAAAATTCAATGATGCAGGACTGGAAATTGCAAAAACAGGCAGCGATTTCAGAAAGCTTAATGATGAGATTGATTTTACAAGCCGTGGTATAGAATTTAATAAGTTTAAAATCAATGATAAAGACGGAAATTCACTTGTTGTAAACGGACAGGTTCTTACACAGACGTACAGGGATTTCGCCTTCAATCTTGATGTGAATGCCAAAGATTTCAAAGTTGTGAATTCCGAGAAATCCAATGATGCCATGATGTATGGAACCCTGGCTATTGATGCAGGACTTCATATCCGTGGAAACTTAGATTTGCCGAAGGTTGACGGAAGACTGGCGGTTTCTGATGATACGGATTTCACTTTTGTCCTTCCACAGTCCAGCCCTTCTCTACAGGAACGGGAGGGGATTGTAGAGTTTATCGATCAGGACCAGGTTGTCTTAAATAAAACGATCAAGACTGATTCTCTGAAAGCACAAAGCAATTTCAAAGGAATGGATGTGAGTGTGAACATTGAAGTAAGCAAAGAAGCAAAAATGTCTATCGTTATTGATAAAGCCAACGGGGATTTTGTGAAACTTCAGGGTGAGGCTGAACTTACCGGAGGAATTGATCCTTCAGGAAAAATGACCCTTGTAGGAGTGTATGAAGTGGAAAAAGGTTCTTATGAACTTTCTGTAAGCCTTCTGAAACGTAAATTTGATATCCAGAAAGGAAGCACCATTACCTGGACAGGAGAACCAACGGCTGCCATCATGGATATTACGGCTGTCTATAAAACAGAAGCCCCTCCTATTGACCTTGTCGAGCAGCAGATAAGTGGTGAAGCTGCTTCTATACTGAATCAGTTTAAACAGAGAATCCCTTTCAATACTTTATTGAAAATGAAAGGTGAACTTCTGAAACCACAGATCAGTTTTGATATTACTACAGACGAAAAGAATAATTCTGTTTCATCAACGGTCACTGATATTGTAGATCAAAAACTTACACAGCTCAGAACGCAGGAATCTGAAATGAATAAACAGGTTTTTGCCCTCCTTTTACTTAACCGTTTCATTGGGGAAAATCCTTTTGAATCCGGTGCGGGAATGTCGGCTGAAATGATGGCCAGACAGAGTGTTAGTAAAATTCTCTCACAGCAGCTGAACAATCTTGCTTCCGGTCTGATTAAGGGAGTTGATATAGATCTTGGTCTTGATTCTTCTGAAGATTATTCCAGTGGAGAAAAAAATACCAGAACTGACCTGAATGTCGGTGTCAGCAAAAAATTACTGAATGACCGTCTGAAAGTTTCAGTAGGAAGTAATTTTGCTTTGGAAGGAGAAGCCCGCCAAAACGAAAATACAACGAATATTGCAGGAAATGTAACGATAGATTACAGCCTTTCAAAAGACGGAAGGTATATGCTCCGGGCCTATCGTAAGGATGAATACCAGGTAGCGCTTCAAGGGCAGATTATTGAAACGGGATTAGGGTTTATTATTACGCTGGACTATGATAAGTTCCGTGAGATTTTCCAAAAAGTAAAGAAAAACAGAAGTAAAAGAGAAAACAAGAATAACCAAGTGGTAGAATTTAAATAA
- a CDS encoding cbb3-type cytochrome c oxidase N-terminal domain-containing protein yields MKKRTPISIYIATTIGLTIMAFEMFASQSDYFSSPFFWALIVIAVILLLIMNSIGDLVENESFSRLSEEEKKEYLAEKSIPYYQKLWNSAFKKQSATEEKDILIDHGFDGITELDNSLPKWWIGLFWFGCIFCAVYMTAFAFTDYAHPEAELNQETTTMLASIAEYEKTAPQIDLETAKYSADNIAEGQELFKTNCVTCHGDGGKGGIGPNLTDTHWINIKEKSLFKNVFWMLENGSPNNPTMRPFIKEGTITGRDAEKIAAYIYHINQETSPITPSQGGAAPQGEEVKWENGNN; encoded by the coding sequence ATGAAAAAGAGAACCCCAATTTCAATATATATCGCAACAACGATAGGTTTAACGATCATGGCGTTTGAAATGTTCGCCAGCCAATCAGATTATTTTTCTTCCCCGTTTTTCTGGGCTCTGATTGTAATTGCTGTTATTCTCCTGCTGATCATGAATTCTATCGGAGATCTGGTAGAGAATGAAAGCTTCAGTAGATTATCAGAAGAGGAAAAGAAGGAATATTTAGCTGAAAAATCTATTCCGTATTATCAGAAACTTTGGAATTCGGCTTTTAAAAAACAGTCTGCTACTGAAGAGAAAGATATTCTTATCGATCATGGTTTTGACGGAATTACGGAACTTGACAACTCACTTCCGAAATGGTGGATCGGTTTGTTTTGGTTCGGATGTATATTCTGCGCCGTGTATATGACAGCTTTTGCCTTCACAGATTATGCGCATCCCGAGGCAGAATTAAATCAGGAAACCACCACCATGCTGGCATCTATCGCTGAATATGAAAAAACTGCTCCTCAAATTGATCTTGAAACGGCAAAATACAGTGCCGACAATATTGCAGAAGGTCAGGAGCTCTTCAAAACCAATTGTGTAACCTGTCACGGAGACGGTGGGAAAGGAGGTATTGGCCCTAACCTTACCGATACACACTGGATTAATATCAAAGAAAAAAGCCTGTTCAAAAATGTTTTCTGGATGCTTGAGAACGGCTCACCAAACAATCCTACGATGCGACCATTTATCAAAGAAGGAACCATTACAGGAAGAGATGCTGAGAAGATTGCAGCATATATTTATCATATCAACCAGGAAACCTCTCCTATTACTCCTTCTCAGGGTGGTGCAGCACCGCAGGGAGAAGAAGTAAAATGGGAAAACGGAAACAATTAG
- a CDS encoding helix-turn-helix domain-containing protein produces MKVCGQNIRKIRRSKDFTQEYMAFEMGISQKAYSDIENSKVKINLEILTKISNILEIKPSDICSISHKCGMGGDEDRYQSLLEYMKKNNISIPEEYL; encoded by the coding sequence ATGAAAGTATGTGGTCAAAATATCAGAAAAATCCGTAGAAGCAAAGACTTTACGCAGGAGTATATGGCTTTTGAGATGGGTATTTCCCAAAAGGCCTATTCTGACATTGAAAATTCTAAGGTGAAGATCAATCTGGAAATACTTACCAAGATCTCAAATATTCTTGAAATTAAGCCTTCGGATATCTGCAGTATTTCTCACAAATGTGGAATGGGAGGAGACGAAGACAGGTACCAATCACTTTTGGAGTATATGAAAAAGAATAATATTTCAATTCCCGAGGAATATCTATAA
- a CDS encoding amino acid permease, which produces MNSEQKTEPNDGALVRGLTNRHIQLIALGGAIGTGLFLGIGPAAVLAGPSVILGYALAGIIAFFIMRQLGEMVVQEPVSGSFSHFAYKYWGNFPGFASGWNYWILYILVSMAELTAIGHYIHFWWPEIPLWVSSLFFFVVITALNLASVKVYGETEFWFSIIKVVAIIGMIVFGIYLLLSGTGGDKASISNLWNDGGFFPKGFFNKSESGFSGLFAAMAMIMFSFGGLELIGITAAEAKNPEKTIPKATNQVIYRILIFYVGALVILFALSPWREITEGTSPFVMVFQNLNGFEFNIFGKVIQFNVLIANILNLIVLTAALSVYNSSVYSNSRMLFGLAQQGNAPKFLKKLNKNSVPTNAILISSCFAGICIIINKLVPEKAFEYLMALVVSTLIINWLMICYTNLKFRKEKDREGVKTLFPSIFYPVSNYICILFLIAILVLMSITGMEIQVILIPIWLAFLFVMFKLYKPKTK; this is translated from the coding sequence ATGAACAGCGAACAGAAGACAGAGCCTAATGATGGAGCTCTGGTAAGAGGATTAACCAACAGACATATTCAATTAATTGCCCTCGGAGGTGCCATAGGAACAGGATTGTTTCTGGGAATTGGTCCCGCAGCAGTTTTAGCAGGCCCATCCGTTATTTTAGGATATGCTTTAGCGGGAATTATTGCATTTTTTATTATGCGGCAGCTTGGTGAAATGGTGGTTCAGGAGCCTGTTTCGGGAAGTTTCAGTCATTTTGCCTACAAATATTGGGGCAATTTTCCAGGTTTCGCTTCCGGCTGGAATTACTGGATTCTCTATATTCTCGTGAGCATGGCTGAATTGACAGCTATTGGACATTATATTCACTTTTGGTGGCCCGAAATTCCACTCTGGGTTTCCAGTTTATTCTTTTTTGTAGTCATTACGGCCCTAAATCTTGCCTCTGTAAAAGTATATGGAGAAACTGAATTTTGGTTTTCCATCATCAAAGTGGTAGCGATCATCGGGATGATTGTTTTCGGTATTTATCTTCTTTTGAGCGGTACCGGGGGAGATAAAGCCAGCATTTCAAATCTCTGGAACGATGGTGGATTTTTCCCCAAAGGATTTTTTAATAAAAGCGAAAGTGGATTTTCCGGACTCTTTGCAGCCATGGCAATGATCATGTTTTCGTTTGGAGGATTGGAACTTATTGGGATTACAGCTGCAGAAGCTAAAAACCCTGAAAAGACAATTCCTAAAGCAACCAATCAGGTGATTTACAGGATTTTGATTTTCTATGTAGGGGCTTTGGTTATTTTATTTGCATTGAGTCCGTGGAGAGAAATTACAGAAGGAACAAGTCCGTTTGTAATGGTTTTTCAGAATTTAAATGGATTTGAATTCAATATATTCGGAAAAGTGATCCAGTTTAATGTTTTAATTGCCAATATCCTTAATCTGATCGTTTTAACTGCAGCTTTATCAGTGTACAACAGCAGTGTTTATAGTAACAGCAGAATGCTTTTCGGATTGGCCCAACAAGGAAATGCACCGAAATTTTTAAAAAAGCTGAATAAGAACAGTGTTCCTACCAACGCAATTTTGATCTCTTCCTGTTTTGCCGGAATATGTATCATTATTAACAAATTAGTTCCCGAAAAAGCATTTGAATACTTAATGGCCTTAGTGGTTTCTACTTTAATTATCAACTGGCTGATGATCTGCTATACGAATTTGAAATTCAGAAAAGAAAAAGATAGGGAAGGCGTGAAAACATTATTCCCTTCTATATTTTATCCTGTTTCAAACTATATCTGTATCTTGTTTTTAATTGCGATTTTAGTATTGATGAGTATCACAGGAATGGAAATTCAGGTAATTTTAATTCCGATATGGCTGGCTTTCCTGTTTGTCATGTTTAAACTTTATAAACCCAAAACCAAATAG